The Fusobacterium varium genome has a segment encoding these proteins:
- a CDS encoding nitronate monooxygenase has protein sequence MLTIGDLKIDNPIIQGGMAIRASMAKLAAAVANEGGIGVIAGTALSIDELKEEIAKAKKMIVNKGGALGVNIMYATTNFMDLVQASIEAGIDVIIFGAGFSRDIFEVVKGTGVKVIPVVSSLKLAKISQKLGADAIVVEGGNAGGHLGTDKDSWDIIEEITKNISIPVFGAGGVITPEDAARMVSLGADGVQMGSRFIASEECEVDDFFKQMYINAKEGDIVEIISSAGFPANAIVSPYVKKVLNEATEAPKKCVRCLKKCTFKFCVNERLVKAHDGNYEEGIFFAGRDAWKINEILSVKEIFDRFKKVFKE, from the coding sequence TTAAAAATAGATAATCCAATAATACAAGGTGGTATGGCTATAAGAGCTTCAATGGCTAAACTTGCAGCAGCAGTAGCAAATGAAGGTGGAATAGGGGTTATAGCAGGAACAGCACTTTCAATAGATGAATTAAAAGAAGAGATAGCAAAAGCTAAAAAAATGATAGTTAATAAAGGTGGAGCATTAGGTGTAAATATAATGTATGCTACAACTAACTTTATGGATTTAGTTCAAGCTTCAATAGAGGCTGGAATAGATGTTATTATTTTTGGAGCAGGGTTCTCAAGAGATATTTTTGAAGTAGTAAAAGGAACTGGAGTAAAAGTAATACCAGTAGTTTCATCTTTAAAATTAGCTAAAATCTCTCAAAAATTAGGAGCAGATGCAATTGTAGTAGAAGGTGGAAATGCTGGAGGACACTTAGGAACTGACAAAGATTCATGGGACATAATAGAAGAGATAACTAAAAATATTTCAATTCCTGTTTTTGGAGCAGGAGGAGTAATAACTCCAGAAGATGCAGCTAGAATGGTAAGTCTAGGAGCAGATGGAGTACAAATGGGAAGTAGATTTATCGCTTCTGAAGAGTGTGAGGTAGATGACTTCTTTAAACAAATGTATATAAATGCAAAAGAGGGAGATATAGTTGAGATAATAAGTTCAGCAGGTTTTCCAGCTAATGCAATAGTATCACCATATGTAAAAAAAGTTTTAAATGAAGCAACAGAAGCACCTAAGAAATGTGTAAGATGTTTAAAGAAATGTACATTTAAGTTTTGTGTAAATGAAAGATTAGTAAAAGCCCATGATGGTAATTATGAGGAAGGAATATTCTTTGCTGGAAGGGATGCTTGGAAAATAAATGAAATTCTTTCAGTAAAAGAAATTTTCGATAGATTCAAAAAAGTTTTCAAAGAATAA